In a single window of the Salmo trutta chromosome 23, fSalTru1.1, whole genome shotgun sequence genome:
- the zmat5 gene encoding LOW QUALITY PROTEIN: zinc finger matrin-type protein 5 (The sequence of the model RefSeq protein was modified relative to this genomic sequence to represent the inferred CDS: inserted 2 bases in 2 codons; deleted 1 base in 1 codon), whose amino-acid sequence MGKRYYCDYCDRFCQDXMHNRKKHLYGVQHHRSKKAWFDNFRDAAAILYDEXTKKPCRKFLQTGQCVFGNNCRFSHMSERDMENLRMQIEDERRSREDPEHRASPERSIEEWLTRREKKRAALSSGSVLKEEDEEDEDNQPENDIPPHFLTIPDLPPSLLPPPPGGWKVKVRTEWG is encoded by the exons ATGGGGAAGCGGTATTACTGCGACTACTGTGACCGGTTCTGTCAGG ACATGCACAACAGGAAAAAACACCTGTATGGTGTTCAACACCACAGATCTAAAAAGGCCTGGTTTGACAATTTCAGGG ATGCAGCAGCCATCCTGTATGATG CAACTAAGAAACCCTGCAGGAAATTTCTTCAGACAG GCCAGTGTGTGTTTGGCAACAACTGTAGGTTCTCTCACATGTCAGAGAGGGACATGGAGAACTTAAGAATGCAGATTGAAG ATGAAAGACGGAGCAGAGAGGACCCGGAGCACAGAGCGTCCCCTGAGCGGAGCATAGAGGAGTGGCTCaccaggagagagaagaagagagccGCCCTCAGCAGTGGAAG TGTTCTgaaagaggaagatgaggaggat gAAGATAATCAACCAGAGAATGACATACCTCCACATTTCCTCACCATTCCtgaccttcctccctcccttctgccCCCTCCCCCTGGAGGATGGAAAGTCAAAGTCAGAACTGAATGGGGTTGA